A genomic region of Oncorhynchus mykiss isolate Arlee chromosome 16, USDA_OmykA_1.1, whole genome shotgun sequence contains the following coding sequences:
- the LOC110491558 gene encoding gap junction delta-3 protein has translation MGEWSFLSGLFDALQVHSPMLGRFWLLLMLVFRILILGTVAGDLFEDEQGEFACNTLQPGCKQVCYDDAFPISQYRFWVFHIVLISTPSLIFLMYAMHHHNKRTMQLGQPRFSQLISNAAREERHLRQLYVINVAFRLVTEVGFLVGQWWLYGFQVEAQFPCSRFPCPYTVDCFVSRPMEKTVFLCFYFAVGVVSALSSFVELVYASLKWFRPTGEQPEERVCDCQNLRNLQQEEVEMEEEEQKRRGRTMSEGGSSSVRMKGGAVRGSASRKVSSIGHKSVGYQGNNQNTKTSVSPIFI, from the coding sequence ATGGGTGAGTGGAGCTTCCTCAGCGGCCTATTCGATGCCCTCCAGGTCCACTCCCCTATGCTGGGCCGCTTCTGGCTGCTGCTCATGCTGGTCTTCCGCATCCTCATCCTGGGCACTGTCGCCGGCGACTTGTTCGAAGACGAGCAGGGGGAGTTTGCCTGTAACACACTGCAGCCGGGCTGCAAGCAGGTGTGTTACGATGATGCCTTCCCCATCTCCCAGTACCGCTTTTGGGTGTTCCACATAGTCCTCATCTCCACGCCGTCCCTCATCTTCCTCATGTACGCCATGCACCACCACAACAAGAGGACCATGCAGTTAGGCCAGCCAAGGTTCAGCCAGCTGATTAGCAACGCTGCCAGGGAAGAGCGCCATCTCCGACAGCTCTATGTTATAAACGTGGCCTTCCGTTTGGTGACAGAAGTGGGATTTCTGGTAGGTCAGTGGTGGCTGTACGGTTTCCAGGTTGAGGCCCAGTTCCCATGCAGCCGCTTCCCATGCCCCTACACGGTGGACTGCTTCGTGTCACGCCCCATGGAAAAGACAGTCTTCCTCTGTTTCTACTTCGCCGTGGGAGTGGTTTCTGCCTTGTCCAGTTTCGTAGAGCTCGTCTACGCTTCATTGAAGTGGTTCCGTCCCACCGGGGAGCAGCCAGAGGAGCGGGTATGCGACTGTCAGAACCTCCGGAACCTGcagcaggaggaggtggagatggaggaggaggagcagaaaaGGAGGGGAAGGACCATGTCCGAGGGTGGGAGTAGTAGCGTCAGAATGAAGGGAGGGGCGGTGAGGGGCAGCGCCAGCAGGAAGGTGTCTAGCATTGGACACAAGAGCGTCGGATATCAGGGAAACAACCAGAACACCAAGACCAGTGTTTCTCCTATATTCATTTAG